The genomic region CACTCTTTCCCGCGGCATAAATTTCCCCGACCAGGGGAAGGCTGATTTTTCCGTCCGACCCGATCCGTTGGGTCTGGTTGAGCTCGGGCGCTCCCGTAAACGACACCCTAACGACGTCCCCGCTTCCCAAGACGCCCGGCATCTGACCAGCCGACTGCTTCGGGAGCGCCGCGCTCCGGTGAGGCGTTTGGCACCCCGTGCATAACAACAGGAAGGCCAGGAAAACCAAAACGGCCGCCTGCGCAATTCCGGGCCCTTGCCTCTGGATTAAACAAGTCGCATCACCTGCCAACTGCCCGCGCAGAAATCCGACTGCGGCGCCGGTGCCGTTCGTAGCTTTTAGAGATTTATCCATGTACCTCGTCCGGATGTACTATGCCCAAGGGGCGTCGAGCAACATTCATGTCCTGCGCAGCGCCCTCGCGGCTGCGCTTACGCCACTGTTTCGGACAGAAAGTGCGGGTTGATATGGTCGCTGGTGGTTTTTTAGGGTGGTTTACGAACGCTGTCCAGAACCTTCCGCCGCGGTCACGTCGAAATTC from Verrucomicrobiota bacterium harbors:
- a CDS encoding polysaccharide export protein → MDKSLKATNGTGAAVGFLRGQLAGDATCLIQRQGPGIAQAAVLVFLAFLLLCTGCQTPHRSAALPKQSAGQMPGVLGSGDVVRVSFTGAPELNQTQRIGSDGKISLPLVGEIYAAGKSVGQLQIELSRLYKPQLQNSEVVVALESRAIPVVVSGAVQKPGKIVFERPATLLEAIMEAGGFAPDANLKKVSLIRLVNGEHQTQLFDLRPVLKGVPSRAVYVSGGDVIYVPEKLFNF